GTTCTGGAGAGTCTAGAGGTAACAGCAGTACTGGGGACGCGGGTCTAGGTTGTGCTGCTTTTTCCCAGCATACTCTCGTTAGGCTGGCAGTGAAGTCCTACATAGTCAAGATTGGcctcctgccttccaagtgctgcacTAAGACGTGGGCTGCTAACCTGGGTTTGTGCAGTCATGAGAACTCAACATGGACTATGTGCAGGTGGGAAGCACAaggactctaccaactgaacatCCCTCGTCCTCAGTTTTGCTTTTAAGACAGTGTAACCCAGGCTACCTTGAATTCCAGGGCTTGCCTCTATCTTCCAAGCTTGAGGACCACTGGACATGCACTACCATGCATGGTTGAAAGACAAGGCATTTGAAAAGACTTTTCATTCTCATTCCAAGGGTAAAAATGTTACTGCATAACCTAATTAAAGTtactgtgggggctggagagatggctcaacagttaggaaCACAGGTTGTTCTCACAGATGAGTTTGGCTGCTGGAATCCATATCAAAGGGCTCAGAGTCCCTGAAACACCAACTCTAGGGAACCTGATGCCTTCTTTAAAGTTACCACTGGGAAATAGCTTCAATACTTGgagataaatttttatttttaaccatgtatgtctctctgtgtgcatcaCATGTTCTTAACCTCTTAAGAAGGTTAGGTCTCTGGCCAACCACTGGAGACTCTTATGTTAAATGAACTCTCCTCTTCACAAGGCTGGATACAAGTGTGTCGACCactgttaattttatttactttttaacatttatgttCATTGGTATTTTACCTGTATATGTgtctgagggtgtcagaagccctggaactggacttacagacatttgtgagctgccatttggatgctgggaattgaacccaggtcctctgggagagcagccagtgctcttaactaagtGACCTCTCCAACCCAATAAATGCTGCCAAAACAAACTGAAGGCAGGTGTTGtgagcctataatcccagcattgaagAGGCTAAAACATTTGGACTgctaggagttccaggccagcctgggctatacacaATGAAACTGACTCCAAGTCTTCTCACTGACTCCTTGCTGGCCCTCGACCTTGTCACATCTCTAACCCCAGTACAAGAGAGGCAAGTCTCACCCTAGCCTCTTTAATAATTAGCTTACATTATTCTTTTGTACaaagtgtggaggccagagttcttcctcaattgctcacattttttatgttcttatttttggtttcccaagacagggtttctttgcacaaccttggctgtcctggaactcactctaggccaggctggcctctgtctgCCTCAGGAGATAaccttgcctctgctttccaagtgctgggattaaaggcgtgcgccaccaccgcctggctcacatttttatcttttatgtagACGCATCCATGCCACACGGCATATTCTAAGggtcattttatctttttgtcaTGCAAGTCCCTAACTCATGGCATCAAGTTTGGCAATAGGCAACTTTACCTGAGCCACCCCATAGGTTCACCACCCACTCTTTGAAGCTGACTTTCCTTGAGTAGGCTTAAAATGAGCCCCAGAAAATAAACCTATCTCTGTTCCTCTCAGAGCCAGGGTGGCTGATATACATGGGACCGTTACCTAGATCTAGATGCTGGGATCCAACGCCAGGCCTCCTGATTATACAACAGGGACTCTTAACCGCTGGAATCTTCTCTACAGCCCTCCCCCACTTTTTGGTGGTGGAGGTCTtagtcctggagcttgctatgtagctagcctcaaactctgacaccctcctgcctcctgagtgctgcgactCAATACATAGCCACCTTGCTTTCTGAGATGATCTCACTGAACTGGAGCCTGCCTCAGGAATCCTGTCTGtggccacaggcacacacagccagCTTTTACTTTAGCATAGAGCTTCTCATTGCCCtggctgtgtaaaccaggctgcctctgctaggattaaagccatgcagcACACCCATGACCAGTTTTGTCttctggttttttatttgttttggtttctggagacagggtctctgtagatttggagcctgtcctggatcctggaactggctctgtagagcaggctggtcttaaacacagagatccgccagcctctgcctcctgagtgctgggattaaaggcgtgagccaccaacTTTTTAAATGAGTGCAAAGCAAGCTCTCTTGTTCCTTTCTCACTGCATCAAAGTGGTGAAAAGGCTAGCGGTTTATCAGCTGGCTACGGGAACTTGCACTAACTGAAACAACAGATTTATCTTCTGAACAGgtggtttattttctcttctccaaGGTCGTCTCCAGCTCCCCATTTCTAGCCGTCTCTGGCCATAGGCACTCTACCCTCATGACAGGCCTGGCTATCTACCTAGTAAGAGCAGTCAACTTCACCGCCTTCCAGCTGTCCTCAACGGCTTTCATTAACGTTTCCTGCACACTCACCAGTCAGCATGAGGCTGTGGTGGTCAGAGCCAAAGACCTATCTGGTTCAGGTGAGCACTGGGGACTATTTTTATCTACACTGGGGAAGAATGTAGTTTGGCCAGCCCAGattttgttatgtagaccaggttggcctcctgcctctagctccccAGTCTACACCCAGTCACCTTTTTACTGTAACAGGTATTGGACTATAGGAAGGCTGGATCCCCTCTACTCCTCACCTCACGCACTTGGGAAGGCGGCAAGTATCtcgagttccaagccagcctggtctacagagaaaccctgtcagggggtgggggtgggaaaccTGCATAAATCAAGTGTTATGTCACAATATATAATcacaatacatgggcacaggcaAATGCTACACGTAACACACTAAGTGTGGACTGAAGCAGTCACCCTCCAGTGCCACCCCAGGAACCATCAACCTGTTCTCACTTGGCTAGAAGGAAATATAGGCTAGGATGGCTTGCCCGTGTGCAACTGGAGTACAGGAAACCACATGggcctgtgtgtatatacaaaaCTCAGGTCTTAGCTggacagtggtagcacatgcctagaGGTAGGCAAAGAAATCCTGTTCCTTGTGCTTGACCAAACACTACTTCAGTTATGTCCCGCTACCTTCAACAACCCAGGACAAATAACACGCTTGAGTAAGATTATGCTGAGCTGAGGGCctctgaaataatcaaacagaccAAACGTGcttacaaaataacaaaaagcatggtggcatattaCTCAGGAGGAAGCGGCAAGcagctgagttcaaggctaggacagctagggctgttacagagaaaccaccttgaaaaaccaatgaaaaaagaaacaagctttGGCTAAGGGTGTATGATTCATGTGGTACAAGCTAAGAGTGTGAAGCCCTGGGCCTAATGCCTAGCTTGCACCCCTCAGAATTGGACACGCTGGTCTactgcctatagtcccagcaccgAAGGTGGGGACAAGAGGATCAAGGCATCGAGGTCGTTCTTCACAATATGGTATCCAGGACTTTTTAGTGTGGGGGCAAACCCTACACGTTTTATTATGAACAGTTGACGCACCAGCATTGGGTTTTCAGATATCACTGTCTTCTAAGTTCATCATCCCAAGTGGGCAGTATCAGTACACTGGGACCCTGCTTTTTTTGTAGCCTTGAACTAGTCAAaagatccagctgtctctgcactaggattaaagccacAATCTCCTCTGGATGTTATTAATGTATGATCTCATCCCATTATGGCAATGCAGATCACTGTGAAGATTCAGGTGTCTTCAAGAATGTTGCTGGTTCTTACCAGATCCTCCTATTTACCCTCTTTGCTGTGCTGGCATCAACTGCTTTCATCTTCCTAGGTAAGGAGTCTACATGGTAGACTTTTGACTCTTCACAAACCAATCCACGACATGTAGTTAACACTGAGTGAGCCTAGTCAACTAAAGGTCAATTTGCTGGGCAtgatggcccacacctttaatcccagcactcgggaagaagcaggcagcctggtctatgaagcaagctccaggacagtcagggttgtgttacagagaaaccatctcaaaaaaatcaaaccaaaagagATAGCACTACTGTCTACACATGCTCTTTTAGCCCAAAGTGCAAAGAAAAATACCTCTAAGATGCATATCGTCAGCATCTCCCCTTCAGTACTGCAGAGAGGCAGTTCCAGGACCCATAGCAATTACTGAAACGTCCAGCATTCAAGAGCATTGCCACTTAATCTATACATTTACTTGTATACTTAAGTCATCTTATACCTACAGCATATTCTACAAATGTCATAGTTACACTGTACTAGTTAAGGAATTACAAGTATTAGTACACAGGGCAGTGTTTTTTGAAGGTAGACTACCTGGAAACATGACTTTTATACTAATActtaaatcacattttatttatttcttacataTATGCTTGGGTTAAGGAGGAAGGAAGCACAATCATGCCCTGACTCAAGTGTGTAAGTCAGAGGCAACCtgagggagtctgttctctccttccactgtgaagGTTCTGGGGACTTAAGCTTGTCAAGAGTCTGCTGGCTGAATCATCTTGCCGCCCCTTAAATCTCATTTTTGAATGGACTTTAATCTTCAAGGCCTTCCTGCAATCAAAATCACATAAAGCTTTTTGTGgtgtttccttcttccagcatacAATGCCTTCCTGAACAAGATACAGACTATTCCCGTTGTTTATGTACCAACTATAGGAACAGCTCAGCCAGGTAAAGAACCACCGCCCTCATCTTTCAGGACTTCAGCGATGTGCTTCACTTACTTGCCTtcgttatttcttttcttccaggtTCTTACACAACCACATGCTCTCCCCCTCACTTCCTGAGGCCACAGCCACCTCTAGTACAGAGTCGGCTACAACACTGGTTATGGAGTATAAAGCACTAACCTAAATATGGACACATCCCCTTTACTGCAAGGTGGAGGAGATACCTAATTCTGCAGAAGCCTAGTAGCAAACTTTACACTAAAGCTCCAAAACAAGTTTTCTGTGTGCTATAAATAAAGAATCTTAAGTGGTTTAATTCAAAGTCATGTCTTGTCAAGTTTCTGGGGCCACCCCAAGCCCTGGGTTTCtgttcctagcaccacataaattgatatggtggtgcacacctacacTGCCGTCATTGGGGGGGAGGGATCCCGCTACAGAAGACTTAAAGCtaggtaagaccctgtctaaaacacaccTACACCAATAATCCCAGGTGTTCTGAATTTGCCTGCTTTTTCCAAGTAGAGTGTGTACCATCATTCCCTGAATGATAAGACCTACCATCACACACCTTTGTATGACACAATGCTTCCTGTCCTTgttccccaaccccaccccacccctgctgccccagacagggtttctcagtgtaacaaacagttctagctgtcctggaactagttctggtagaacaaggctgaccttgaactcacaggtcaGCTTGCTTttacttcccaagagctgggattaaaggcgtacaccacccaGATAATGCTTCCAGCTAAGAACTAGTGTTTCCCCCTAAAACAGTAAATCCAAAAAACATTAGAAGAACACAAAGCCCAATTATAAAAATACAGTATCACTAACTTTAAACCACGGTCTAAGACTCGCCGGGTGAACAAATGCCGAAATGAGCTCTTGGGTATTTGGTCACTTACTTGACCCAAAAGGACCACTCTTCTGGTTGCCCTGGGATACGTGAGGCACTTCCTACCAGTTAAACAAGACAAACACTATATATCCAAAATGTGTTTATTGGGATGGCTCCCACTCATCTCGAATCAGGTGTTTGCTTTTCAGTGCTGCTTCCTCCTGAAGGAGCATCCTGGAAGAAACAGGTCCAAAATATGACTTAACCCGCAGCCTGCACTGACCCTTCACCTGAGCATCTGCTCTCAGCCCCACTGGCTACCTCCCAGTTATTCAAGTCCCTTTCACCACACTCTACCGCCCGGTGACAACTGAAAAACTTTCAACAAAACCAGCCCACCCTAACTTTAAGCACTAGGGCTTTGAGAGCAATACAGTTAGTGACTAGCAATACCTTACTTTCCGAGCCTGTCACCGTAGGATCCAAAGGCTAAAAGCCCAACATGAAGACCACTTACCTTCTGTCAGTCTTGCTTTCCCGCCTGTAGGCTGACAGAGGACAGTGGAGCAACCGACACACAAGACTACCGTCTGTGCATGGCTAAAGACCGTGGTGATTTTATAGCATCCTGGAAACATACAATTCAACAAACACGGTCATTGCTTTCACTGCTCGCCATGTTGCCATCCCCTTACTGTTCCTTAAAAACTGTGCGGTCTCTATCGCTAATCTAAGCATGCATCCTAGGATGGAGCTCCAAGTCTTCCTCCCGAGTTCTAAGGAAATACAATGTTCCAAGCCCAGGACTAGTTCTTCCCTGAGTGCTCAGTCAGCAGACACTCCTCACCTGGGCACTTCACATCCATAAAGTAGGAATTGGGGCTCTGCACCAGGcgctttttcttgtgtttcctcttttcctcctctggagAGGGATGAAGGAGATCCTTTGCGAGCTGTGAGGGACAGAAATGCAGAGCTAACGTGAAAAGAGATGGTGGAAAACGGTCCCCTGCGTCACACACCGAGGAGAACTCTCCCCTCGCCGCCCCTGGTGTCTGCGTAGCTGGGCCGCCATCTTATCTCCTCTCCGCTCCCGTCTCCGCGGGTGGCCGGCTAGCCGCCGCGGCTCCGGAATTGCTGTCCTACGACAACGCGGGGCGTAAGTGAGGACCCGCTACGATGTGCAATTAGCACGAAAGAGGCGTACAGACACCAGAGCGGGTGCTCTGCCGAAACCCGGGCCAAGGAACTCACAGGCATGTTCTCGTAAGGAGGTCGTCACCGCCGGAAAGGAGCGAAAGCGGAAATCCTGTTCTTTATATCCGCTATGACACAGGAAGTGACGAATGCGTGTTGTTCTGCCATCTTGGGAAGGTCCTGCTTGCTGTTCGAATGCTAGGGGTTGAGCCGTGGGCTGCCATTTTCAGAAGGTCTGTCAAGGCTCCTCGTGTCCGGGTGCATAACCATGGTGAGAGAGTTAGCTTCTGTTTTGAGTTCATGGTTTTGCTGctgtcaaaagaaaaatgcatagGTTAAAATTTTCTTCCTAAGCTTTGACACCTGGAGTGTAATGGGAACAGCGGAGGTGAACACCAGCCAGGAGCTTGATAAAGGACGTCATTAACTGGGATTCCGTACGATTTACCCTGATTAACAAATGTTTTCTTGGAGTTGGGGGTGTACTACGTTTGACTGATtccttagcatgcacaaagccctggattgaATTCCCAGCATTTTGTAAACCGGCCAGGACAGGGCAGGCAGTGCATAGTGGTGCTGTTGGGGACTCAAGGCTGTAATCGCAGCGCTTTGAAGGCGGgagaataaaaaattcaaaatcatccTGGGCTCCAAGCAAATGTGAGGTCAAGTGTGGACTACAGGAGCCCGGTCTGCGGggggggggaaaaaaatcctgttCATATTTGCTCCACTGCAGCTAACCATTGTTAACCATGGTTTTGTTAGTGCTGTTTTCCAGGGCAAAGGGTAGCACCAGATTTTGTATTCTTCCAATTCTTTccctttgaagaagaaaatcaagTATGTGTGTAGCTCTTGACACGTGCATTGCTTTTGAACATACTAATTAAAGGCCGCGCGTGATTGGCCACGCCTTTTACCACTGCACTCTGGCAGCAGAGTCTGGAGAGGACTGAGTTCCAGCCTGCCTTATCTAGGGAGTTTAGGACTGCGAGAACTACACGGACTAATTGTGTTTCTAAAAACCAAATCTGCTAATTAACCATGAATAAACTGTTACTATTACCACATTGTACAGATTTTTGTGTTGCTTAGAGAAGTTAAATTGTCCAAGCCAGCCAGcgtggtggcacctttaatcccagcactggggagactaGTGGACTGTGAATTCCAGTGTctcagaggcagatctctgtgagttccaggccaacctagcaattttttttttaactacacagctaggttttggtttggtttggtttggtttggttgttgttgttttgttttgttttgtttgtggcacagacatttctttttcttttttg
The genomic region above belongs to Arvicola amphibius chromosome 14, mArvAmp1.2, whole genome shotgun sequence and contains:
- the Rps27 gene encoding 40S ribosomal protein S27, which encodes MPLAKDLLHPSPEEEKRKHKKKRLVQSPNSYFMDVKCPGCYKITTVFSHAQTVVLCVGCSTVLCQPTGGKARLTEGCSFRRKQH